The Marispirochaeta aestuarii genome contains a region encoding:
- a CDS encoding beta-ketoacyl-ACP synthase 3 yields the protein MKTDISAQRQEYLFKLYMNMFSSREIDRIEESYTHRGEAFFHVSGGGHEAGAALAQYLKPEDWLHCHYRDKAMMLARGMAPVMFFHSLFNKDASHSRGRQMNAHMSDPSLNILSLVGPVGNSGLQAAGVARAVKDRPGAPVVLCSLGDGMSQQGEVLEAVAQAVRETLPVLFLVQDNGFAISTRTRGKTFYNLPDGPAEEFYGIPIRRFDGRDPLTADEVFGETVAEMRESRRPAILIMEVERLSNHTNADDQRVYRSEEEISRARLTGDPVRKLRDVLLSSGMDEKELEEAEASRRTELENLARESQLGPEPEAVHDAVKPYPRHLLEVDESQPSESEGEPRTMIETLRDVLTARMKADERVYLFGEDIEDPKGDVFGVTRGLTDLFPGRVCNSPLAEASIVGIAGGEALAGRRPVAFLQFADFLPIAFNQIISELGSMYWRTDGGWQAPVIVMISCGGYKPGLGPFHAQSMDGIAAHTPGVDVFMPSRADDAAALLNSAFESGRPTLFFYPKNLLNSRDFATTRPAARLLASPGKARLLKEGRDITLLGWGNTVVHCMKAAAALAEAGAEAEVIDLRTLAPWDRDMLISSAEKTGRLIVVHEDTHTAGMGSEILSTLAEASRRPIRLRRVTRGDTYVPCNFANQLEVLPSYKRVLETAVELLEGSISWRKAEEAGGELYTLEAVGSSPSDEVVTVIEWLVAEGDSISEGQEIAELEADKAMVTLSSPVSGVVSSLDVAEGDSANVGDGIAKIRLEKGAVRIKPITREEPGIPVITSLKTGASGFSGPSREGTAAITAVRGVLGSRVVSNEEISRLCPTWSPDDIVRRTGIRERHWIGEGENALSLSVDAASRLLDDLGMGIEEVDLLICSTVTPVMNTPALATMVQYELNRRYNADCTCPAYDINAACSGYVYGLQIAHDYLAQKPGHRVLLVTADVLSDRMDTSDPSTAPVFGDGATATMIVGGNELSEKGVLEIKRPVLSASGEDGSLLRIPADLKDPVFMEGPEVFRKAVTAMADILKDACREAGIGPDELDLVVPHQANQRIIDAVRQKLRAKPEKVYSIIDGIGNISSSTIPVCIERILEDSSRREEYYGLTAFGGGFTFAGGVLKRIKA from the coding sequence ATGAAGACCGATATAAGCGCCCAGCGGCAGGAGTATCTGTTCAAACTCTATATGAATATGTTCTCTTCCCGGGAAATTGACCGGATAGAAGAGAGCTACACTCACCGGGGAGAGGCCTTTTTTCACGTCTCCGGGGGAGGGCACGAAGCCGGGGCGGCCCTGGCTCAGTATCTGAAGCCGGAGGACTGGCTCCACTGCCACTACCGTGACAAAGCGATGATGCTCGCCCGGGGAATGGCCCCGGTAATGTTCTTTCATTCTCTCTTCAACAAGGACGCTTCACACTCCCGGGGCAGGCAGATGAACGCCCACATGAGTGATCCCTCACTGAATATCCTCAGTCTGGTGGGACCCGTGGGAAACTCGGGACTCCAGGCGGCGGGTGTCGCCCGGGCCGTAAAGGACAGGCCCGGAGCTCCTGTGGTCCTTTGTTCCCTGGGAGACGGCATGAGCCAGCAGGGAGAGGTTCTTGAAGCTGTGGCCCAGGCGGTTCGGGAGACCCTTCCGGTCCTTTTTCTTGTTCAGGATAACGGATTTGCCATATCCACCCGCACACGGGGAAAGACCTTCTACAATCTTCCCGACGGACCGGCCGAAGAGTTTTACGGTATACCGATCCGCCGTTTCGACGGCCGGGACCCGCTGACGGCGGACGAGGTTTTTGGGGAGACCGTCGCGGAAATGCGGGAATCCAGGAGACCGGCAATCCTGATTATGGAGGTCGAACGGCTTTCGAACCACACCAACGCCGACGACCAGCGGGTCTATCGCAGCGAAGAGGAGATTTCCCGGGCACGGCTGACCGGGGATCCGGTGCGGAAGCTGCGGGATGTGCTTCTTTCATCCGGTATGGACGAGAAGGAACTGGAGGAGGCTGAAGCCTCCCGCAGAACGGAGCTGGAGAACCTCGCCCGGGAGAGTCAGCTGGGTCCCGAACCCGAGGCCGTCCACGATGCGGTAAAACCCTATCCCCGGCACCTGCTCGAGGTCGACGAGAGTCAGCCGTCGGAGAGCGAAGGTGAGCCCAGGACCATGATTGAAACCCTGCGGGATGTCCTGACTGCCCGCATGAAGGCCGACGAACGGGTCTATCTGTTCGGAGAGGACATCGAAGATCCCAAGGGGGACGTCTTCGGGGTGACCCGGGGTCTTACGGACCTCTTCCCCGGCCGGGTCTGCAATTCTCCCCTGGCTGAGGCCTCCATTGTGGGGATTGCCGGCGGCGAGGCCCTGGCGGGAAGGCGTCCCGTGGCCTTTCTGCAGTTCGCCGATTTTCTGCCCATAGCCTTTAATCAGATAATCTCCGAGCTGGGAAGCATGTATTGGCGTACCGACGGCGGCTGGCAGGCCCCGGTCATCGTGATGATATCCTGCGGGGGCTACAAGCCGGGCCTGGGACCCTTTCACGCCCAGTCCATGGACGGAATAGCCGCCCATACCCCGGGGGTGGATGTCTTTATGCCCTCCCGGGCGGATGATGCAGCGGCCCTTCTGAACTCCGCCTTCGAATCCGGGAGACCGACCCTCTTTTTCTATCCCAAGAACCTGCTGAACAGCAGGGATTTTGCCACGACCAGACCGGCAGCCAGGCTGCTGGCCTCTCCCGGTAAAGCCCGGCTCCTCAAGGAGGGCAGGGACATCACCCTCTTGGGATGGGGAAACACCGTGGTCCACTGCATGAAGGCGGCGGCAGCCTTGGCGGAGGCCGGAGCGGAAGCGGAGGTTATCGATCTGCGTACTCTGGCCCCCTGGGACAGGGATATGCTCATCTCCTCGGCGGAAAAGACCGGCCGGCTGATTGTCGTTCATGAAGACACCCACACCGCCGGTATGGGGTCGGAGATTCTGAGTACCCTGGCGGAGGCAAGCCGTCGTCCGATCCGGCTGCGGAGGGTAACCCGGGGAGATACCTACGTTCCCTGCAATTTTGCCAACCAGCTTGAGGTCCTGCCGTCGTACAAGCGGGTACTGGAGACCGCCGTTGAACTGCTGGAGGGCAGTATCAGCTGGCGCAAGGCGGAAGAGGCCGGCGGAGAACTCTATACCCTGGAAGCCGTCGGATCGAGTCCTTCCGATGAGGTTGTAACGGTTATCGAATGGCTCGTGGCGGAGGGGGATTCCATCAGCGAAGGTCAGGAGATTGCGGAACTCGAAGCCGATAAGGCCATGGTAACCCTGTCCAGCCCTGTTTCCGGTGTCGTGAGCTCCCTCGATGTTGCCGAGGGGGACTCCGCCAATGTGGGTGACGGGATTGCAAAGATCCGCCTGGAAAAGGGAGCAGTGAGGATCAAACCTATTACCCGGGAGGAACCTGGAATCCCGGTTATCACGTCTCTCAAGACCGGAGCTTCCGGCTTTTCCGGACCTTCCCGGGAGGGAACGGCGGCCATTACGGCGGTCCGGGGGGTCCTGGGTTCCCGGGTTGTGAGCAACGAAGAAATCTCCCGGCTCTGTCCCACCTGGAGTCCCGACGACATAGTGCGACGCACCGGAATCAGGGAGCGCCACTGGATCGGGGAGGGGGAGAATGCCCTGAGCCTGTCGGTGGACGCCGCAAGCCGGCTGCTGGATGATCTGGGTATGGGAATCGAGGAGGTGGACCTTCTGATCTGTTCCACCGTGACCCCCGTCATGAACACTCCGGCCCTGGCCACCATGGTGCAGTATGAACTGAACCGCAGGTACAATGCCGACTGTACCTGTCCGGCTTATGACATAAACGCCGCCTGTTCCGGATACGTCTACGGCCTGCAGATAGCCCACGACTACCTGGCACAGAAACCCGGCCACAGAGTACTGCTTGTTACCGCCGATGTGCTTTCTGACCGTATGGATACATCTGATCCCTCCACAGCCCCGGTTTTCGGTGACGGTGCAACGGCGACCATGATAGTCGGCGGAAATGAGCTGTCGGAAAAGGGCGTTCTGGAGATAAAGCGGCCGGTCCTCTCCGCCAGTGGGGAAGACGGATCACTTCTGAGGATCCCTGCAGACCTGAAGGACCCGGTTTTCATGGAAGGACCGGAGGTCTTTCGCAAGGCGGTTACCGCCATGGCGGACATCCTTAAAGACGCCTGCAGGGAGGCGGGAATCGGACCCGATGAGCTCGATCTTGTAGTTCCCCACCAGGCAAACCAGCGGATAATTGATGCTGTACGACAGAAGCTCAGGGCAAAACCGGAGAAGGTTTACAGCATTATCGATGGAATCGGAAATATCTCGTCATCGACAATCCCGGTCTGTATTGAAAGGATCCTGGAGGATAGTTCCCGCCGGGAAGAGTACTACGGACTTACAGCCTTCGGAGGCGGTTTCACCTTTGCCGGGGGTGTACTAAAGCGGATCAAGGCCTAG
- a CDS encoding NAD(+) synthase — protein MKRTLSEYGYLRAAAAVPLVKPGNVDFNCTKTRNLMEEAARADVSVTVFPELGITAYTCADLFQQDRLLHTAEEGVSGLINLTKSLSGVFVLGVPVKRDGRLFNCALVIGGGRLHGVVPKTIIPTYREFYETRWFAGGGRIGGQVEYAGHRSPMGTDLIFSFEADGARNLKASFGVEICEDLWAPVPPSSGLCSAGAQIILNPSASNELVGKASYRHGLITQQSARCLSAYVYASSGVGESTTDTVFGGHALIAENGAIIAEGERFKREGQLLYSDIDLDFLDHERINSSTFAQGADLAEREYRQINLELSTASPEITSLVRTPVRNPFVPAVREDLEARCREIFAIQSAGLAGRLAHIGCTSVVLGLSGGLDSTLALLVTVEAFRELGLDPSGIRTFTLPGFGTSSRTRTNVEKLTRALGVPLETVDIAESCLLQLKDLEHSGKPEDTAYENVQARQRTMFLMNKANMLGAIVIGTGDLSELALGWCTYNGDHMSMYSVNSGVPKTLVRFLVTYAADSWAGDEAAAVLHDIVDTPISPELLPPDAEGEISQKTEDTIGPYVLHDFFLYHAIRCGASPKKVLLLADKAFSGEYETGTILTWLRSFYRRFFSQQFKRSCLPDGPKVGTISLSPRGDWRMPSDADAGIWLDELDALS, from the coding sequence ATGAAAAGAACCCTCTCCGAATACGGTTACCTCCGCGCTGCGGCGGCTGTTCCCCTGGTAAAACCTGGAAATGTAGATTTCAACTGTACAAAAACCCGGAATCTGATGGAGGAGGCAGCCCGGGCGGACGTCTCCGTAACGGTCTTTCCCGAGCTCGGAATCACCGCTTACACCTGTGCCGACCTGTTTCAGCAGGATCGTCTGCTGCATACTGCGGAAGAGGGAGTCAGCGGCCTTATAAACCTGACAAAGTCCCTGAGCGGTGTTTTTGTTCTCGGGGTGCCGGTAAAACGGGACGGGAGGCTTTTCAACTGCGCCCTGGTAATCGGCGGAGGCAGGCTCCACGGCGTCGTACCCAAAACCATCATTCCCACCTATCGGGAGTTTTATGAGACCCGCTGGTTTGCAGGCGGCGGTCGTATAGGCGGTCAGGTAGAATACGCCGGACATCGAAGCCCCATGGGCACGGACCTGATCTTCTCTTTCGAGGCCGACGGAGCACGGAACCTTAAAGCAAGCTTCGGCGTGGAAATCTGCGAGGACCTCTGGGCACCCGTTCCGCCCAGCTCAGGCCTCTGCAGTGCCGGCGCCCAGATCATCCTGAATCCCTCCGCCAGCAATGAGCTCGTCGGCAAGGCATCCTACCGTCACGGACTCATTACCCAGCAGTCCGCCCGCTGTCTTTCCGCCTATGTTTACGCTTCCTCGGGGGTGGGGGAATCCACCACGGATACGGTCTTTGGCGGTCATGCCCTTATTGCAGAAAACGGGGCCATCATTGCCGAGGGCGAACGCTTTAAACGGGAAGGGCAGCTCCTCTATTCCGATATCGACCTCGATTTTCTTGACCACGAACGGATCAATTCAAGCACCTTCGCCCAGGGAGCCGACCTGGCAGAACGGGAGTACCGACAAATAAACCTGGAACTGAGCACCGCCTCCCCGGAAATCACCAGCCTTGTCCGCACACCGGTACGAAACCCCTTCGTACCGGCGGTCCGGGAAGATCTTGAGGCCCGCTGCCGCGAGATCTTCGCCATTCAGAGCGCAGGTCTTGCGGGAAGGCTTGCGCATATAGGCTGCACGAGCGTTGTCCTGGGGCTTTCGGGGGGGCTGGATTCCACCCTGGCACTTCTGGTTACCGTGGAGGCCTTCAGGGAGCTGGGGCTCGATCCTTCGGGGATCCGCACCTTTACCCTTCCGGGCTTCGGCACAAGTTCCCGTACCCGGACAAATGTGGAGAAACTGACCAGAGCCCTGGGAGTACCCCTGGAAACAGTGGATATAGCCGAAAGCTGTCTGCTGCAGCTCAAGGACCTTGAGCATTCGGGAAAACCCGAGGACACGGCCTATGAGAATGTCCAGGCCCGGCAGCGGACAATGTTTCTGATGAACAAAGCCAACATGCTGGGAGCCATCGTGATCGGGACCGGCGATCTTTCGGAACTGGCTCTGGGCTGGTGCACCTACAATGGGGACCATATGTCCATGTACTCGGTAAACAGCGGGGTGCCCAAAACCCTGGTCCGGTTTCTGGTTACCTACGCGGCGGACAGCTGGGCCGGAGACGAGGCCGCCGCAGTACTCCACGATATTGTTGACACACCCATCTCTCCCGAACTGCTTCCCCCCGACGCGGAAGGAGAGATCTCCCAGAAAACCGAGGATACCATCGGACCCTACGTATTGCACGATTTCTTTCTGTACCACGCAATACGCTGCGGCGCCTCCCCGAAGAAGGTACTCCTGCTGGCGGATAAGGCCTTTTCCGGAGAATACGAAACCGGCACAATCCTCACCTGGCTGCGCAGCTTTTACCGCCGCTTCTTTTCCCAGCAGTTCAAGCGATCCTGTCTTCCCGACGGTCCCAAGGTGGGAACCATCTCCCTCTCTCCCCGGGGTGACTGGCGCATGCCCTCGGATGCTGATGCGGGAATCTGGCTGGACGAACTGGACGCTCTGTCATAA
- a CDS encoding NifB/NifX family molybdenum-iron cluster-binding protein, producing MKYAIAADGSQMAGHFGHAPSFIVVDIRNGKTVSRQEFPSPPHAPGRIPAFVKELGAGCVVVGGIGGQAKALFSQQGIEQICGITGSIDDVIAALEAGTLEDGGDLCDHSHGH from the coding sequence ATGAAATATGCAATTGCAGCCGATGGCAGCCAGATGGCCGGACACTTCGGCCACGCCCCTTCTTTTATTGTCGTTGATATTCGGAATGGAAAAACAGTATCCCGCCAGGAGTTTCCCAGCCCTCCCCATGCACCGGGAAGGATCCCCGCCTTCGTCAAGGAACTCGGGGCCGGCTGTGTTGTGGTCGGCGGAATCGGCGGTCAGGCAAAAGCCCTCTTTTCACAGCAGGGAATCGAACAGATCTGCGGAATAACCGGAAGTATCGATGATGTTATCGCCGCCCTGGAAGCCGGCACCCTCGAGGATGGCGGTGATCTCTGCGACCATTCCCACGGGCATTAG
- a CDS encoding Mrp/NBP35 family ATP-binding protein — protein sequence MEQVNRIAEQAEETRLLRDNMSRVKNIIMVMSGKGGVGKSTVAVNLALGLAKMGKSTGILDIDIHGPNVPKMLGVDDQQLFSSDEKRIIPLESSPNLKVVSLALAGYEPERPIIWRGPIKMNVIKQFLKDVEWGELDYLVIDTPPGTGDEPLSICQLLPDMAGTIIVTTPQEVANLDAMKSVSFARELKVPIIGIIENMSGFVCPNCGSVSDIFGKGGGKAIAERFKENFLGELPLDPRIMQGGDSGRGFISDSEGPAGQAMTAIIEKIIAGVDTKSA from the coding sequence ATGGAACAGGTAAACAGGATCGCCGAACAGGCGGAAGAGACCCGTCTTCTGCGGGACAACATGAGCAGGGTCAAAAATATCATCATGGTTATGAGCGGCAAGGGAGGAGTCGGGAAAAGCACCGTCGCGGTAAACCTGGCCCTGGGGCTCGCCAAAATGGGAAAGAGCACCGGCATCCTGGATATCGATATCCACGGACCGAATGTTCCGAAGATGCTGGGAGTCGACGATCAGCAGCTCTTTTCTTCCGATGAGAAGCGGATCATACCTCTGGAGAGCAGCCCGAACCTGAAGGTCGTAAGCCTTGCCCTGGCGGGTTACGAACCGGAACGGCCGATTATCTGGCGGGGGCCCATCAAGATGAACGTCATCAAGCAGTTCCTGAAGGACGTTGAATGGGGCGAGCTGGATTACCTGGTAATCGACACTCCGCCGGGGACCGGGGATGAACCCCTCTCCATCTGTCAGCTTCTGCCGGACATGGCGGGAACCATAATCGTAACCACTCCCCAGGAGGTTGCGAACCTGGATGCCATGAAAAGCGTCTCTTTTGCCCGGGAACTCAAGGTTCCGATTATCGGAATAATCGAAAACATGAGCGGCTTCGTTTGTCCGAACTGCGGCAGCGTAAGCGATATCTTCGGCAAGGGGGGAGGCAAGGCCATCGCTGAACGTTTCAAGGAAAACTTCCTGGGAGAACTGCCCCTGGACCCCCGGATCATGCAGGGGGGCGATTCCGGGCGGGGTTTTATCAGCGACAGCGAAGGACCCGCAGGCCAGGCCATGACGGCGATTATAGAAAAGATTATCGCCGGGGTAGATACAAAGTCAGCCTAA
- a CDS encoding class I SAM-dependent methyltransferase, producing MPARIIRNGKLDLSLLHRLEKKPRLYEPGDFVFWTDPYISSHVLEAHLDPHSDDASRRAETIEKTLKFISEKYPPENHPRLLDLGCGPGLYASGFHDAGYRVTGIDYSPVSIGYARDDARKKRREITYLNMDYREWKAGENSFEIIVMIFGDFCVLDPASRKRLLANIRRALSPGGVFLFDVFTEMYLPHPDERAWYTMLRDGFWSRDKNLVFEIKHRYADKSVHLNRYLIVTEDGTVRSCNLWHRWFERGEIREYLRTEGFEVEAMWADLAGTPLKPSPEWIGIAAVPGEHQKI from the coding sequence ATGCCCGCTAGAATTATACGAAACGGAAAGCTCGATCTCTCCCTGCTGCACCGGCTGGAAAAGAAGCCCAGGCTCTATGAGCCCGGGGATTTTGTCTTCTGGACGGATCCATATATCTCCTCCCATGTACTGGAGGCCCATCTCGATCCCCATTCCGATGATGCTTCCCGCAGGGCGGAGACCATCGAAAAGACTCTGAAGTTCATCAGCGAGAAATATCCCCCGGAAAACCATCCCCGGCTTCTGGATCTGGGCTGCGGACCCGGGCTGTATGCCTCGGGTTTTCATGACGCGGGTTATCGGGTTACGGGGATTGACTATTCTCCCGTAAGCATCGGCTATGCCCGGGACGATGCGCGAAAGAAGCGCCGGGAGATTACCTATCTCAATATGGATTACCGGGAATGGAAGGCCGGGGAGAACAGTTTCGAGATCATTGTGATGATCTTCGGCGATTTCTGCGTTCTGGATCCCGCCTCCCGTAAAAGACTCCTTGCGAATATCCGCAGGGCCTTGAGCCCGGGGGGGGTCTTTCTTTTTGATGTATTTACCGAGATGTATCTGCCTCATCCCGATGAACGGGCCTGGTACACCATGCTGCGGGACGGTTTCTGGAGCCGAGATAAAAACCTGGTTTTTGAGATAAAACACCGCTACGCGGATAAGTCGGTGCACCTGAACCGTTACCTGATTGTAACTGAAGACGGCACTGTGCGAAGCTGCAACCTGTGGCATCGATGGTTTGAACGGGGGGAGATCAGGGAATACCTCAGGACGGAGGGTTTTGAAGTGGAGGCCATGTGGGCCGATCTGGCCGGAACCCCCTTAAAACCCTCTCCTGAGTGGATCGGCATTGCCGCGGTTCCCGGAGAACATCAGAAAATTTAG
- a CDS encoding DNA polymerase II — protein MKPWDSDILSTVIQNNRGRCYILTEESRDTPAGVEIRLHCIDDTGPLLLRFLRQRPLFFLRRSDRTESPAFNRRALDLQSFSGEALDGLYFKSLGDFYTLRRELRRGGHSPMESDIRPEERFLMERFIHRGIDFQGTLQNGGGFRSVTNARIRPAEYRPRFSILSLDIETSPAGEVYCLGCHFSDRRGRESGVVHMVDPAGVSESENRDYRILCSPDEAGMLRKSLDWIRRADPDLIIGWNVIGFDLEILTKRCARFGIPFSLGRDGGGVRSFQKQSGMRSAEISGRIVLDGPQILRGGFHRFENYSLETVANTLLGTGKTISPEEDKLGEIQRLFSDDKSSLARYNFEDCRLVSRIFAATGILEQYVTRSLVTGLRLDKVSMSVAAFDFFYLPRLHREGYAAVDIADINMAEHAAGGHVFTSQPGRYSHVVVLDFRSLYPSIIRTFNIDPLARLTADEDPGPTPAGIFFNRRRSILPEHIGGLLERRAEAKRSGDEALSQAVKILMNSFYGVMGTPGCRFYHPDLPTAITGSGQWVLKTTAAQLTEEGYTVLYGDTDSVFVQLREKETDDAEKAALRIVSRINSFFSERISREFGARSHLELEFEKHYDLFFLPPMRSSGEGARKRYVGRIADSGEIEFRGMESVRSDWTELARAFQRELFRRYFNEEEIPEWLRQTVAEIQGGRRDHELVYRRRLTKQAAGYTKNVPPHVRAARLLDPSGRRNVRSIDYLMTPEGPIPLQHRPTQIDYAHYIEKQIKPIADGVLPFLNTSFDEIIEGRQLELF, from the coding sequence ATGAAACCATGGGATTCGGATATTCTATCCACGGTGATTCAGAACAACCGGGGCAGATGTTACATCCTCACCGAAGAGAGCCGGGATACTCCTGCAGGGGTGGAAATCAGGCTCCACTGCATAGACGACACAGGGCCGCTTCTCCTTCGCTTTCTCCGCCAACGTCCCCTCTTTTTTCTGCGCCGCAGCGACCGGACTGAGTCCCCGGCCTTTAACCGTCGGGCCCTGGATCTGCAATCTTTTTCCGGGGAAGCCCTGGATGGACTGTATTTCAAGAGCCTGGGGGATTTCTACACCCTGCGCCGGGAGCTGCGCCGGGGAGGGCACAGTCCCATGGAGTCGGATATACGGCCGGAGGAACGCTTCCTGATGGAACGTTTTATCCACCGGGGAATCGATTTTCAGGGGACTCTACAGAACGGCGGCGGATTTCGCAGCGTCACAAATGCGAGGATACGACCTGCGGAATACAGGCCCCGGTTTTCCATTCTCTCCCTGGATATCGAAACCAGTCCTGCAGGAGAGGTGTACTGCCTTGGCTGTCACTTCAGCGACCGGAGAGGCCGGGAATCCGGGGTAGTACACATGGTCGATCCCGCAGGCGTTTCAGAATCGGAGAACCGGGATTACCGTATTCTCTGTTCCCCCGACGAAGCCGGAATGCTGAGAAAGTCTCTGGACTGGATTCGCCGTGCCGACCCGGACCTGATTATCGGCTGGAATGTGATCGGTTTTGATCTGGAGATTCTGACCAAACGCTGCGCCCGTTTCGGAATTCCCTTCAGCCTCGGCCGGGACGGCGGGGGGGTACGCAGCTTCCAGAAGCAGTCGGGAATGCGCTCTGCGGAAATCAGCGGACGTATCGTCCTCGACGGCCCCCAAATCCTGCGGGGAGGTTTCCATCGCTTCGAGAACTACAGCCTCGAAACCGTGGCCAACACCCTCCTGGGGACGGGAAAAACCATCAGCCCGGAGGAGGACAAACTCGGCGAAATCCAGCGCCTCTTTTCCGACGACAAGTCTTCCCTTGCCCGCTACAACTTCGAAGACTGCCGCCTGGTGAGCCGTATATTTGCAGCCACCGGGATTCTGGAGCAGTATGTAACCCGCAGCCTGGTGACCGGTCTGCGCCTGGACAAGGTAAGCATGTCCGTGGCGGCCTTTGATTTTTTCTACCTTCCCAGACTGCACCGGGAAGGTTATGCCGCAGTGGACATCGCGGACATCAATATGGCTGAACACGCCGCCGGAGGTCACGTCTTTACCAGCCAGCCGGGTCGTTACAGCCACGTTGTGGTCCTGGATTTCCGCAGCCTCTACCCGTCCATCATCCGGACCTTCAATATCGATCCCCTGGCCCGCCTGACCGCAGACGAGGATCCCGGGCCTACCCCGGCGGGAATCTTTTTCAACCGCCGGCGAAGCATACTGCCGGAGCACATCGGAGGTCTGCTTGAGCGCAGGGCGGAGGCGAAAAGATCGGGAGACGAGGCCCTGAGCCAGGCGGTCAAGATCCTTATGAACAGCTTTTACGGTGTAATGGGCACCCCGGGCTGCCGCTTTTACCATCCTGACCTGCCCACGGCGATTACCGGAAGCGGACAGTGGGTGCTGAAGACGACGGCCGCACAGCTTACGGAAGAAGGTTACACGGTCCTGTACGGGGACACGGATTCAGTGTTTGTGCAGCTCAGGGAAAAGGAAACAGACGACGCGGAAAAAGCCGCCCTGCGGATTGTATCGAGGATCAACTCGTTTTTCTCCGAAAGGATATCCCGGGAGTTCGGGGCCCGGTCACACCTGGAACTGGAGTTTGAAAAGCACTATGATCTCTTTTTTCTGCCCCCCATGCGGAGCAGCGGCGAAGGAGCCCGAAAGCGCTATGTCGGACGGATTGCAGACAGCGGAGAAATCGAGTTTCGCGGAATGGAGTCAGTCCGATCCGACTGGACCGAACTTGCCAGAGCTTTTCAGCGGGAACTTTTCCGGCGTTATTTTAACGAAGAGGAAATTCCTGAATGGCTTCGTCAGACAGTGGCGGAGATACAGGGGGGCAGACGGGACCATGAGCTGGTCTACCGCAGGAGACTGACCAAACAGGCCGCGGGGTATACTAAAAACGTGCCGCCCCATGTGCGGGCCGCCCGGCTGCTCGATCCCTCGGGAAGGAGAAACGTCCGCAGCATTGACTACCTCATGACCCCTGAAGGACCGATACCCCTTCAACACAGGCCGACACAGATTGACTACGCCCATTACATCGAAAAACAGATCAAACCGATTGCCGACGGGGTGCTGCCTTTTCTGAATACGAGTTTTGACGAGATTATTGAAGGCAGGCAGCTGGAACTCTTCTGA
- a CDS encoding sensor domain-containing diguanylate cyclase produces MWLTVHLTSIGAGVGAAVVLTFLVFSAAFLVFVSHNRVHIRYLILQAVFLPYLIGFALYTSGSEHSWILFWFRICVSGLILTPLALELFLESLLDIRRLFVQLVIGLGSLIFLFILWGDPSLMTTGNIVVHQRGFTSVVKGPVFPLFSLVSLSSVLFSLGWFCRRLFTEEQLWRQYRLIITGLSIWLASIIVDALVAMKVLISVSTPWVGPVAMVITVGLHLGSMVEKNAREMQRQTDENEVLRHRLKYDPLTGLFSREFFNSILEIEAESWARSPQEHSILFIDADNFKGVNDRYGHTVGDRVLKMIGSIVRANVRRSDIPARYGGDEFIVLLKQCGRNVARDLGEKIIREYCEGLRLQIPGVPEGFSGLSIGIASTSLIASGGNKDLIAVADEAMYQSKQKGKNRVVVAEAG; encoded by the coding sequence ATGTGGTTGACAGTACATCTTACCAGTATAGGCGCGGGGGTCGGGGCAGCTGTGGTGCTGACCTTCCTGGTTTTTTCCGCCGCCTTTCTTGTTTTTGTTTCCCATAACCGGGTTCATATTCGCTATTTGATTCTCCAGGCAGTATTTCTGCCTTACCTGATCGGATTTGCTCTTTACACATCGGGATCGGAACACTCCTGGATACTCTTCTGGTTTCGCATCTGTGTAAGCGGGCTTATCCTGACTCCCCTGGCCCTTGAGCTGTTTCTCGAATCCCTGCTGGATATTCGCCGTCTCTTTGTGCAACTGGTAATCGGTCTTGGTTCCCTGATTTTTCTGTTCATTCTCTGGGGAGACCCATCGCTGATGACCACCGGAAACATTGTCGTTCACCAGCGGGGTTTTACCTCCGTGGTCAAGGGCCCCGTGTTTCCTCTCTTCTCCCTGGTCTCCCTGAGCTCTGTTCTATTCTCCCTTGGCTGGTTCTGCCGCCGACTCTTTACCGAGGAGCAGTTGTGGCGCCAGTATCGGCTTATCATCACCGGACTCAGCATCTGGCTGGCGTCAATTATCGTGGATGCTCTGGTTGCCATGAAAGTGCTGATTTCGGTCAGTACCCCCTGGGTGGGACCCGTGGCCATGGTAATTACCGTTGGGCTGCATCTCGGCTCCATGGTGGAAAAGAATGCAAGGGAGATGCAGCGTCAGACTGATGAAAACGAGGTTTTACGTCACCGTCTTAAGTATGATCCCCTGACCGGTCTGTTTTCACGGGAGTTCTTCAATTCCATTCTGGAGATTGAGGCGGAGTCCTGGGCCCGAAGTCCCCAGGAACACAGCATCCTTTTTATCGACGCCGATAATTTCAAAGGTGTGAATGACCGCTATGGTCATACCGTGGGCGACCGGGTGCTGAAAATGATTGGCAGCATTGTCCGTGCCAATGTCAGGCGTTCGGATATCCCCGCCCGGTACGGGGGCGACGAGTTTATCGTTCTCCTGAAACAGTGCGGACGGAACGTCGCACGGGACCTGGGTGAAAAGATCATCCGGGAATATTGTGAAGGCCTGCGACTCCAGATCCCCGGCGTACCCGAAGGGTTCAGCGGGCTCAGTATCGGAATTGCCTCCACCTCCCTGATCGCTTCAGGGGGCAACAAGGACCTTATCGCGGTGGCCGACGAGGCCATGTATCAGTCAAAGCAGAAAGGAAAGAACCGGGTTGTTGTGGCCGAGGCCGGTTGA